One genomic window of Candidatus Caldatribacterium sp. includes the following:
- the rpoZ gene encoding DNA-directed RNA polymerase subunit omega produces the protein MFSIDDLVKKTGNAYILSLVVARRVRQLNEGAHPLVELKEPHKPLFIALQEVLEDKIQFEFAEE, from the coding sequence GTGTTCTCTATCGATGACCTCGTAAAGAAAACGGGTAATGCGTATATCCTGTCTCTTGTGGTGGCGCGGCGCGTTCGTCAGCTCAACGAGGGAGCTCATCCCTTGGTTGAACTCAAGGAACCTCACAAGCCTCTTTTCATTGCTCTCCAGGAGGTCCTTGAGGATAAAATTCAGTTTGAGTTTGCCGAGGAATGA
- the gmk gene encoding guanylate kinase, with product MAGLLFVISGPSGVGKSTLRKEVMKRCSGLKYSISCTTRPPRPGEENGVDYYFVTPEVFERMREAGEFIEWAKVHGNYYGTPRRPIEEWRKEGFDVILEIDVQGALQVKRSCPEGIFIFIAPPSLRVLEERLRKRNTDPEDEILLRMTNANLEMQCIKDYNYLVVNDVFEEAVQRLCAIIIAERCRIRER from the coding sequence ATGGCGGGCCTCCTTTTTGTCATTTCTGGACCCTCTGGAGTAGGCAAGAGCACCCTTCGAAAAGAGGTCATGAAGCGCTGCAGCGGGTTGAAGTACTCAATCTCCTGTACGACGCGTCCCCCGCGCCCGGGGGAGGAAAACGGAGTGGACTACTACTTTGTGACCCCTGAGGTTTTCGAGCGAATGAGAGAAGCGGGAGAGTTCATAGAGTGGGCAAAGGTCCACGGAAACTACTACGGCACGCCTCGGCGTCCCATAGAGGAATGGCGAAAGGAAGGCTTTGATGTTATTCTTGAAATTGATGTTCAGGGAGCGCTCCAGGTAAAGAGGAGTTGTCCGGAGGGGATTTTCATTTTCATAGCTCCCCCGTCACTTCGGGTTCTTGAAGAACGACTGCGCAAACGCAACACCGATCCAGAGGACGAGATTCTCCTGCGGATGACCAACGCTAATCTTGAGATGCAGTGCATCAAGGACTACAATTACCTTGTGGTGAACGATGTCTTCGAAGAAGCGGTACAGCGTCTCTGCGCCATTATCATTGCCGAGCGCTGTCGGATCCGAGAGAGGTGA
- a CDS encoding DUF1732 domain-containing protein has product KVDEALLLQEVLFYVDRSDIHEEIVRLRAHIERARNLLSQDGVVGRELEFLLQEMHREVNTIGAKSQDKEISSLVVDMKTILERMREQVHNVE; this is encoded by the coding sequence AGAAGGTGGACGAGGCTCTCCTTCTCCAGGAGGTTCTCTTCTATGTAGACCGCAGTGATATCCATGAAGAAATTGTTCGGCTCAGGGCCCATATTGAACGGGCCCGGAATCTCCTGAGTCAGGATGGGGTTGTGGGTCGAGAGCTCGAATTCCTCCTTCAGGAAATGCACCGGGAAGTGAACACCATCGGGGCCAAATCTCAGGATAAAGAGATTTCTTCTCTTGTTGTGGACATGAAGACCATACTTGAGCGGATGCGAGAACAAGTGCACAATGTAGAGTAG